The following proteins come from a genomic window of Rutidosis leptorrhynchoides isolate AG116_Rl617_1_P2 chromosome 10, CSIRO_AGI_Rlap_v1, whole genome shotgun sequence:
- the LOC139872195 gene encoding suppressor of disruption of TFIIS-like isoform X1 encodes MKNMEFESQFGQAQRQKYDCLLFDLDDTLYPVSAGLAAGVLKNIKDYMVEKLGIDTANIPELCNLLYKNYGTTMAGIRAIGYDFDYDEYHSYVHGRLPYENLKPDPVLRTLLLSLPIRKIIFTNADKIHAAKTLNKLGLEGCFEGIICFETLNPVHKTVVSDDEDDIEFVGGSTASSSSSSSTSSITREDIFDIIGHFSRTNSTSELPKTPIVCKPSEDAIEKALKIANINPQRTLFFEDSVRNIQSGKRVGLHTVLVGTSHRCKGADYALESMHNIKEAIPDLWETDKKVPEATYNSGKVVVETSVTA; translated from the exons ATGAAGAACATGGAATTTGAAAGTCAGTTCGGGCAAGCTCAAAGGCAGAAATATGATTGCCTTCTTTTTG ATCTAGATGATACTTTATACCCTGTTAGTGCTGGATTGGCAGCTGGAGTTCTCAAGAACATCAAAG ATTATATGGTCGAAAAGCTTGGAATTGATACGGCAAACATCCCTGAGTTATGCAATCTTCTTTACAAGAACTATGGTACGACAATGGCAGGCATCCGG GCAATTGGCTACGACTTTGACTATGATGAATACCACAG ttatgtTCATGGAAGACTACCCTATGAAAATCTAAAGCCTGATCCTGTATTAAGGACTCTTTTACTAAGCCTGCCCATTCGCAAAATT ATATTTACAAATGCAGACAAAATTCATGCTGCTAAAACTCTCAACAAACTTGGTTTGGAAGGCTGTTTTGAAGGAATCATTTGCTTTGAGACTCTGAATCCAGTTCACAAAACCGTTGTTTCTGATGATGAGGATGATATCGAGTTTGTGGGGGGCTcaacagcatcatcatcatcatcttcttctacaAGTAGCATCACACGCGAAGATATATTTGATATTATTGGACATTTTTCAAGAACTAATTCAACCTCAGAGTTACCAAAAACACCTATTGTCTGCAAACCATCTGAAGATGCAATTGAAAAAGCACTCAAGATCGCCAACATTAACCCACAAAGAACG CTGTTTTTTGAGGATAGTGTCCGAAACATTCAATCTGGAAAACGTGTAGGTCTTCACACGGTTTTG GTGGGCACATCCCATAGGTGCAAAGGTGCGGATTATGCCTTAGAAAGCATGCACAATATTAAAGAGGCAATACCGGATCTATGGGAAACTGATAAGAAGGTACCTGAGGCTACATATAATTCTGGTAAAGTAGTGGTCGAGACATCTGTCACGGCTTAA
- the LOC139872195 gene encoding suppressor of disruption of TFIIS-like isoform X2 has product MEFESQFGQAQRQKYDCLLFDLDDTLYPVSAGLAAGVLKNIKDYMVEKLGIDTANIPELCNLLYKNYGTTMAGIRAIGYDFDYDEYHSYVHGRLPYENLKPDPVLRTLLLSLPIRKIIFTNADKIHAAKTLNKLGLEGCFEGIICFETLNPVHKTVVSDDEDDIEFVGGSTASSSSSSSTSSITREDIFDIIGHFSRTNSTSELPKTPIVCKPSEDAIEKALKIANINPQRTLFFEDSVRNIQSGKRVGLHTVLVGTSHRCKGADYALESMHNIKEAIPDLWETDKKVPEATYNSGKVVVETSVTA; this is encoded by the exons ATGGAATTTGAAAGTCAGTTCGGGCAAGCTCAAAGGCAGAAATATGATTGCCTTCTTTTTG ATCTAGATGATACTTTATACCCTGTTAGTGCTGGATTGGCAGCTGGAGTTCTCAAGAACATCAAAG ATTATATGGTCGAAAAGCTTGGAATTGATACGGCAAACATCCCTGAGTTATGCAATCTTCTTTACAAGAACTATGGTACGACAATGGCAGGCATCCGG GCAATTGGCTACGACTTTGACTATGATGAATACCACAG ttatgtTCATGGAAGACTACCCTATGAAAATCTAAAGCCTGATCCTGTATTAAGGACTCTTTTACTAAGCCTGCCCATTCGCAAAATT ATATTTACAAATGCAGACAAAATTCATGCTGCTAAAACTCTCAACAAACTTGGTTTGGAAGGCTGTTTTGAAGGAATCATTTGCTTTGAGACTCTGAATCCAGTTCACAAAACCGTTGTTTCTGATGATGAGGATGATATCGAGTTTGTGGGGGGCTcaacagcatcatcatcatcatcttcttctacaAGTAGCATCACACGCGAAGATATATTTGATATTATTGGACATTTTTCAAGAACTAATTCAACCTCAGAGTTACCAAAAACACCTATTGTCTGCAAACCATCTGAAGATGCAATTGAAAAAGCACTCAAGATCGCCAACATTAACCCACAAAGAACG CTGTTTTTTGAGGATAGTGTCCGAAACATTCAATCTGGAAAACGTGTAGGTCTTCACACGGTTTTG GTGGGCACATCCCATAGGTGCAAAGGTGCGGATTATGCCTTAGAAAGCATGCACAATATTAAAGAGGCAATACCGGATCTATGGGAAACTGATAAGAAGGTACCTGAGGCTACATATAATTCTGGTAAAGTAGTGGTCGAGACATCTGTCACGGCTTAA
- the LOC139872195 gene encoding uncharacterized protein isoform X3 produces MKNMEFESQFGQAQRQKYDCLLFDLDDTLYPVSAGLAAGVLKNIKDYMVEKLGIDTANIPELCNLLYKNYGTTMAGIRAIGYDFDYDEYHSYVHGRLPYENLKPDPVLRTLLLSLPIRKIIFTNADKIHAAKTLNKLGLEGCFEGIICFETLNPVHKTVVSDDEDDIEFVGGSTASSSSSSSTSSITREDIFDIIGHFSRTNSTSELPKTPIVCKPSEDAIEKALKIANINPQRTVGTSHRCKGADYALESMHNIKEAIPDLWETDKKVPEATYNSGKVVVETSVTA; encoded by the exons ATGAAGAACATGGAATTTGAAAGTCAGTTCGGGCAAGCTCAAAGGCAGAAATATGATTGCCTTCTTTTTG ATCTAGATGATACTTTATACCCTGTTAGTGCTGGATTGGCAGCTGGAGTTCTCAAGAACATCAAAG ATTATATGGTCGAAAAGCTTGGAATTGATACGGCAAACATCCCTGAGTTATGCAATCTTCTTTACAAGAACTATGGTACGACAATGGCAGGCATCCGG GCAATTGGCTACGACTTTGACTATGATGAATACCACAG ttatgtTCATGGAAGACTACCCTATGAAAATCTAAAGCCTGATCCTGTATTAAGGACTCTTTTACTAAGCCTGCCCATTCGCAAAATT ATATTTACAAATGCAGACAAAATTCATGCTGCTAAAACTCTCAACAAACTTGGTTTGGAAGGCTGTTTTGAAGGAATCATTTGCTTTGAGACTCTGAATCCAGTTCACAAAACCGTTGTTTCTGATGATGAGGATGATATCGAGTTTGTGGGGGGCTcaacagcatcatcatcatcatcttcttctacaAGTAGCATCACACGCGAAGATATATTTGATATTATTGGACATTTTTCAAGAACTAATTCAACCTCAGAGTTACCAAAAACACCTATTGTCTGCAAACCATCTGAAGATGCAATTGAAAAAGCACTCAAGATCGCCAACATTAACCCACAAAGAACG GTGGGCACATCCCATAGGTGCAAAGGTGCGGATTATGCCTTAGAAAGCATGCACAATATTAAAGAGGCAATACCGGATCTATGGGAAACTGATAAGAAGGTACCTGAGGCTACATATAATTCTGGTAAAGTAGTGGTCGAGACATCTGTCACGGCTTAA